The following nucleotide sequence is from Staphylococcus chromogenes.
ACAGGCAAAAGGCCATGCCATCATGATTTCTACTGGTCGGCCATTTCGAGCGAGTCAACGCTATTATCATGAACTTGAAATGGATACACCTATTGTGAATTTTAATGGCGCATACGTACACCATCCTAAAGATCCACAATTTCCCATGCAACATGCGCGTTTAGATGAAGGGATTGCATCAAGTATTATTGAAACTTTGAAAGAAATGGAAGTACAAAATATTATCGCTGAAGTCAAAGACTGCGTGTATTTAGATCGCTATGATGAAAACCTTTTTGAAGGCTTTAGCATGGGTGATGCTCACATTGAAGTTGGCGATTTAAGAACATTACTTCATGAAAATCCGACAAGTCTTCTCATTGAAGCGAAGGAACATCAGATTCCTCGTATTAAACAAACATTAACACGGTTTTATGCTGAAAATATCGAACATCGCCGTTGGGGTGCCCCATTTCCTGTTATCGAAATCGTTAAACGAGGCATTAGTAAAGCAGTAGGTATTGATATAGTCAAAGATTATTTAAACATTGAACGTCAACATATTATTGCTTTTGGTGATGAAGACAACGATATTGAGATGATAAAATACGCAAAACACGGTGTCGCAATGGAGAATGCCATTCCTGAACTCAAACACATCGCTAAAGAGACAACCGCTTCAAATAACGAAGACGGCATCGGTCTCTACTTGAATGATTTTTTTCAACTTAACTTATCTTATAAGGACATCAAGGAGGATTAAAAATGACACAAAAAGTAATTGTTGTAGGTGCTGTTGCAGGTGGCGCAACGGCTGCGAGTCAATTGCGCCGATTAGATGCCTCTGCTCAAATTAACGTTTATGAAAAGGACCGAGATATGAGCTTTGCAAATTGTGGGTTACCTTACTACTTAGGTCATGTGATTAAGTCACGTGACGATATGTTACCGATTACTCCAAATGATTTTAAAGAAAAGAAAAATATTGATGTTTATTTAAAACATGAAGTCATTGCTGTTAACAGTGCTAAAAACACGGTACAAGTTAAAAACCATCAAACTGGGGATATTTTTACAGATCACTATGATACCCTCATTTTAAGTCCAGGTGCACGTGCTCATCGATTAAATTTCGACGTCCCCCATTTATTCACGTTACGTAATATGGAAGATACGGATGCGATTGAAAATTATATCAATGATCATCGTGTCGAACGTGTACTCATTGTAGGTGGCGGTTATGTCAGTTTAGAAGTATTGGAAAATATGTATGAAAGAGGATTAAAACCGACGTTAATCCATCGTTCTGAAGCAATTAATAAACATATGGATCAAGATATGAATCAAGTTATTTTTGATTCATTGAAAGAAAGAGAGATTCCTTACCGATTAAATGAAGAAATAAAGGCAATAAAGGGCAACACGGTCTCGTTCACTTCTGATCTCCAAGAAGACTACGATTTGATTATTACAGGCATTGGTGTAAAACCGAATTCAGAGTTCTTAAAGGACTCAGGCATACATCTTGATGACAAAGGTTATATTCCAGTAAATGCACGTTTTCAAACAAATGTGCCTAACGTGTACGCCTTAGGTGATATCGCGACGAGTCATTACCGTCATGTTGATTTACCTGCACATGTCCCATTAGCTTGGGGTGCCCATCGAGGCGCAAGTATTATTGCCGAACAACTTGCCGGTAATTCCAATATTACTTTCAAAGGGTTTCTCGGTGCAAATATCGTTAAGTTTTTCGATTATACTTTAACAAGTTCTGGAATTGCGCCTCATGAGTTAAAACATTTTGATTATGAGGTGGTCAACGTCAACCAAACGGCGCATGCTGGCTATTACCCTAATAATAGTACGCTTCATTTGAGAGCTTATTATGAAAAGACAAGTCGAAAATTATTGCGTGCCGTTGCTGTAGGAAAACAAGGTGCAGATAAACGAATTGATGTGCTCACTATGGCGATGATGCACGGGGCAACAATAGATGATCTTACTGAATTTGAAGTGGCTTACGCGCCGCCATATAGCCATCCTAAAGATGCGATTAATATGTTAGGCTACAGAGCAAGACCTTAAACTTAGTTGTTATTGAAAGACGAAACATGTAACGCGCTTTACGATGAGATTACACTTCTCATTGAATGTAAAAAGAACGCATTGGGAAATAGTAACCCAACGCGTTCTTTTTTATGGCATTTTTTAAAGCCATTTCTCATGAGTAATTAATGAAATAACTGCGTCAATGGACCCCAAGGTAAAATAATACCAAGAATAATCGTAATCAACGCAACAACCCACGTTGCAATAAATAATCCACGACTTGAGGCTTTACGTTTTTTACGTGCAATTGTCACTTCCATTAAGCCTACAATCGCAATACCTAAAATCATCTTTAATGTTAATAACATATGATTGGCACCAGAACTTGTGAAAGCATTCGCAACGAGCCAAAAACCTGTAATTAATACTAAAAGCATGAATAAACGTGTCGCCATATGTAATGGTTTGAATAATGGTGTTGGACCTTGTTTGCTGGAAAAATTTTCATATACCGCAAAAAATAAAATGAGTAAAATAATCCAACTAATAATGTGAAGATTAATTAAGACCACTATGACCCCTCCTTTTATACATAACTTTATTAATTGTACCACATTTCATGTATTCATTCATTTAAATAACCGTTCTTATAGACCTTCAAACAAAGAGAAAAAATTCTTTCATATTGTTCAACATTAGACAATAAATCAACGAGGGGTAACACTAACAATAACAATCCCTTTTTCTCAAAAATAATCACGAAAAAACTGCCTACAAAGACAACTTTGTAGACAGTTCATCCCAAGTAAAGACTGAGCTTTTACTTATTTTTCGATATAGTTCGTTAATGTTCCAATATTATCCACAGTGACTTTTACTTCATCACCCGGTTGTAAGTATTGAGGTGGGTTCATTCCCGCACCTACGCCTGCAGGTGTTCCCGTTGCAATAATATCACCTGGATGTAACGCAACATATTTTGAAATTTCTTCAATGAGTTCATCAATTTTTAAAATCATTTGTGATGTATTTCCATCTTGACGAATTTCATTATTCACTTTAGTCACGATATTCACGTTTTCTGGTGTTGGCATTTCATCTTTCGTCACGATATAAGGTCCCATAGGGCATGCGCCTGTTAAACTTTTTGATAAAAATGCCTGATCGTGTGCTTTTTGAGCCGTACGGTCAGTAATGTCATTGATGATGGTATATCCATAGACATAGTCTAACGCCAAACCTTTAGGAATTTTTTCTCCTGATTTTCCGATAACTACACCAAGTTCACCTTCATAATCTAATGTGTCTGTAATATCTTTATGGTTTGGAATTGTTGCTTCATCTCCTGTTAAAGATGAAGCCGCTTTTGTGAACACATATAAACGATTGACTTCGTGATTCAATTCTTCAGCATGTGCTTTATAGTTGCGACCAAAAGCAATTACATTGTTCGTTGGGGTAACAGGAGGTAAAAATTCAATATCAGTAAATTTTACTTTATAGTCATCACCACGACCACTATCCTCTGCGGCAACCACCGCTTTACGCACCTGTTCTTGGAATTCTATCGTTTGATTCTGTTGTAATCCTTGTAGTAACGTTTTTGGATGAAAATCACCCTCCGCAAAGTCAGCAAATACTTTTGTTAAATCCCATGCGGCTTCCTCACGTTTTACTTTTACGCCAAATGACGTTTCACCATTGTGTTTGAATGATAAAAATTTCATTCATAATCAGCTCCTAACGTATATCTTACACACATTATAACGAAAATTTCAGATAAATCACACATTTACCCTTTTAATTTAATCAATTACTAAGGCACCAAACTTAAAGAAATACAAATATCCTGAAACATGTTGACCTGTAATCGTCTCTAAAGCTTTTTTATAATACTGCATTTGAATGCGGTATTTTTCTTTCAATTGTGCTCCAATTTCATCATCTGTCATTCCTCGACGTTTCACAAAGGCATCCGTTTTATAATCCACAAAATGATACGTCCCTTCTTCAACATAAACTACGTCAATCATCCCTTGAATGATAGCTGCATCATTATCATGCGTCTCACTTTCTAAATCATGTTGATTCACAATAAAGGGGAGTTCTCGATAAATCTCATCACTTTCTGCAATTCGTTGATATAAATCACTGTTAATGAATCGCATTACATCATCTCGTTGAATATCATTTATGGCACCTTCACTAATGATGGCCCGTTGTACGAGAGTGTCAATATAGGCGTTAAGTTCTTCTTCTGTTAAGCCCTCTTTACGAAATGGCAAATGTTGCATCACTGTATGCATTAAAGTTCCTATTTCCGCTGCAGTTCGTTTTTGTTCTTCAAGAAACTGAGGGCGATTGTATGTGGCCACGCCTAAGCGGTATTGACGCACCCGATCATAATTGGTATCTGCCTGTTCCGTTTCAAGTTGGCGTTTTAACTCAGAGACCGATTGTTTAGAAGCATCGTGTTGCGCACTTTGATATGGATATTCAAATAAAAGTCGCGCTTCAATTTCACGGGTAGTTGCGCGATCACGCCCTCCTTTATTGATTTGTTGTTCGAGTCCTTCCATTGTGAGACGATGGGCTTCTTCTGTTTCAGTCGGTAGAATATCTTTGGCTTCAATATGTTTGATTTCAATTGCCGGTTGCAATGAAGCATCTTGTTGAGAAGGAGCTTTAAAGCGCAACGCATCAATGAGTGACTGGTTGTCAAATTTACTAAACACACTATAAATCAGTTCAAATGGATTTTTAGCATTGAATCTTGTGAGCGCTGTAAGTTTATCTTGCGCAATGGGCGCTTGTGTCAGTTTTTCTAAACGCTCTTCTTTTTTCTCACGACCAATAAGATACAGTTGTTCTTTCGCACGTGTTAAGGCCACATAAATTAATCTCATTTCCTCGGAAATAATTTCTTTTCGATTGGTTAACTCGATACTCATCGAAATCAATGATGGATAAAATATTCCTTTTTCTTCGTCGTAATATTGAAGTCCTAACCCCTCGTGTTGATTTAATATGACAGGTTGATTTAAGTCCATCATGTTGAAATCACGGGTTAGACCTGAATAAATGACGAATGGGAATTCTAATCCTTTACTGCTATGAATTGTCATCATTCTTACGACATTGTCATTCGGCCCAATCATATTTTCTTCTCCGAAATCTTTTCCTCTTTCTATCATTTGATCTATAAATCGAATAAATTGGAAAAGCCCTCTAAAACTTGATGACTCAAAATCAACGGCTTTGTTAAACAATCCATGTAAATTGGCACGTCGCCCTTGTCCGCCGACAAGACCGCTAAAATATTGGATTAAATAATGGTCATTAAAAATCTTATCTATCAATTGATACACAGGATGACTCTGACTGTATTTGCGGTAAGCCTCTATATCATTAAGAAATAATTTGAGCTTATCTATCAGTTCAGGTTGTGCTTGTTCAGATTTCATATAATGCTGAATGGATTGGTAATAATAATCATCATTAGGTGAAATAATTCTAATTTGAGCAAGTTCATCTTCAGTAAACTGATAAATCACTGAACGCATCAATCCGACTAAATAAATGTCTTGAAGTGGATTATCTATAACTCTTAAAAACGATAGCATAAGTCTTATTTCTGTCTGTTCAAAATAGCCTTGTTTACTATTTACATAAAAAGGAATATCCCTATCTTTAAACACTCGTTGTAAATGACGGGCGTTACTATAGCTTCTTTCCAAAATGACAATATCTTTATACGTCGCTGGGCGATATTGTTTTGTTTTGATGTCATACACTTTTTGTGTTTCAAGAATCGATTCAACTTGTGCTGCAATCAAATGCGCCTCTTGTTCAGATCCTGTTAAATCACTGTCTTGCTCCTCTAATAGCACATTGAAATATAACGGGATGTCGACCGCATCAAACGGGGCCCCATAATACAATCTTGCCGCTGCATCGTACTCGATTTCTCCTACTTCTGAATCCATCATATGATGAAATAGGTAGTTGGTACTGTTTAATACTTCTTTACGCGAACGAAAGTTTTGTGATAAATCGATTCTCCAACCACTTGATTGATCAGGTTGATTGAATGCTTGATACTTTTCAATGAATAAACTTGGATCAGCTTGTCTGAACTTATAAATCGATTGTTTTACATCGCCCACCATAAAAAGATTTCCATTTGAGGCATCTCCACGCTTAATGCTCGCAATTATCTTTTCTTGCACGCGATTCGTATCTTGATATTCATCTACAAGAATTTCTTCAAAACGTTGGCGATACATCTCAGCCACTTCTGAAGGGTGACCCTTTTCATCATATAAAATTCGAAGTGCAAAATGCTCATAATCTGTGAAATCTAAAATATTACGTTCTCTTTTCGCTTTACTAAATGCCTGAATGACGTTTTTTGTCATTTGTGCAAGATAATTAACTCTCGGTGCCAAATGTGTCAATTCAGACATTAATTCCTCATCATCACGTGCGGCGAACTCTTCTTTTACTTTCGTCAATAGCGTTTTAAATTGATCATAGTATGCTTTGAATGTTTCATACATTTCATTTAAACTTTCGTCTTTTCCGATGTCCCGAGGTTTTGTGGGTAAACGTCCAAAGTCATAGTCTTTCAGTTGCATTTTATCAATTTGACTCTCACTTAAAAGGCCACGCAATGCTTGACGATGAGCATCTACAAATGGCACATGTTTTTCTAAATCTCCGATAAGTTCCAATTGATTATAGGCTTGTTCAAGTGCATCTTGTGCCGCTTCTACATAAAGTTTGATATAACGATTTAAATTAGAGAGATAATGTTGTCGAAGATGCGTCTCTATATAGGGTGCATCTAGTGCATCAAGCCACTCTTGAGGGTTTGGGTTAGCCACACTAAAGTAATACAAACTTTTGATAATTTGACGTAAGCGTTCATCGTTGCGATCTGAACCAATTTGTTCTGTTAATGCAATAAAATGTGAATTTAATTGACTATAATGTGTTTCGAAAACATCATCAATCACCGATTCTAATAACAATACATTTTCAACTTCACTTGCCGTCCGAAAGTTAGGGTCAATTTCTAATACATCGTAATGTTGTTGAATTAACTTTAAACAAAAACTGTGTAAAGTAGAAATTTGTGCTTGATGAATTTTTGCACTTTGATTTTTAATATGTTGGTTGGACGGGTCTTCTATAATGGCTTGTTGAATTCTTGCTTCAATACGATGTTTCATTTCTCTAGCGCTTAAATTGGTAAAGGTCACAACGAGCAGACGGTCCACATCAATGCCATCTGTTAAAATGCGTTGAATGATGCGTTCTACAAGTACAGCCGTTTTCCCTGAACCTGCAGCAGCAGCCACTAGAACATCTTGCCCTTTCGCATAGATACTCTCCCATTGGGCATCTGTCCATTGCACCTCTTGTGGTTTAGTTGGAATCATCGTCTTCCTCCTCTCTCAAACATTTTAAAGGATCAATCTTTTCATCCACCGTGCGATATTTTGGCGCATCAATCAAACTGTCTACATGACAAACAGATTGATAATTACAAAAACGACAAGGGAGCGTTTCTTTATATTTAAGTGGGGCAACTTCGGTATGTCCATCCATAATGTTTGTCGCAATCTTTTCAAAATTTCGTTGGTTATGTTGCATTAAACGGTAAAGCGTCTTTTCATCTGCCACTTTACTAGAACTGTAAAATTCGCCATTTTTCTTTAATCGAACCGGAACAATATCTGAGCTAAACCCACCTGTTAAACGCTTATCATAAGCTTCTAATACATCTGGGTCACTATTCAGCAATCCACTCAATTGATATGATTTCAAGAAAGCCTGTGCTAAGTTTTCTACGTTTAAATTAGACCAAGTTCGTTTCTCATCTTTAAATTTATGCACATACATATAAAGAAATCCACCCGGTTTGACTTCATTTGATAAACCGAGTCTGTCTTTATTCTGTAGTGCAATATCCATATACGTCATCATTTGCATTTGTAATCCATAATACACCTTTACTAAATCTAATGATGCACTTGTGGTAGAAGATTTATAGTCTACGATATTGACAAAGCTCTTATCATGAGTTTCAAAAGTATCAATACGGTCAATTTGTCCTCTAATATTAATCGGTATGCCCTGTTTCGTTTGTAGGGGTTGTGCCACAAGTTCATTCTCATTACGTGGACGCTTTCTAAACGATTTTTCAAATGCGATAGGATGAAATTGAGAATATTCACTTTGATGTTTCATCGCAAATAAAGTGGCTTGCACAATGGCGCCAATACGTTGTGACAAATATTGATAATAAGACGTTGAATTCAATAAATTGTATTGAACCTCAGGTAAATAATGTGCTAGCGCCTCTTCTGTTAATTGCTGAATTTGAGTCGCTGTCAATTGGTTGAAACGGCCTTCTACTTTTTCAGCAATGTAACGTAAGACGTCGTGAAAAATCGTCCCTAAATCAAAACTTTGCAGTTGGTATTTTGTACGTTCGTTTAAACGTAGCCCATGAGAAGCATAATGTTTAAATGGGCAAGTTTGATAACCTTCAAAACGTGAGACACTCGCATTAATCGTTGTTCCATATAATGCTTTTGTCATTTGTTGATCGAGCTGAGTAGTGTCATTCGTATAAGTGAGTGCCGTTTTAAGATGATTCAAACCTTTTGACAATGCCGTATACTCTGCCATCACATAATAGACGTCATACCAAATATCCGAAATCAATTCACCTTCTAAAGCGGATTTTAAAGCTTCGAACAAATGAACTTTTGTTTGATGCGGATGGGAAACGAGAGACAACGTATGACGTTCATGTTCTCTTTTTGTTGCTGTCACTTGTAATTTCGAAAATAGGCCCATCGTCTGTATTAAAAATGGACTTATTTCTCTTTCATTACCATTCGTTCCCATTAAACTGTAACTCCACGTTACTTTTTCAGTCGCACGTGTCATGGCATAATAGCAAACGAACGCTTCGTCCATTTGTAATATGTCCGCAGTAGGACTGAGTTGCATCTCGGTAACACTTTCGAACTGTTTCTTTTCTTCATCGGACATTAAATTTTGACTTGAGGACGCTTGAGGCATGACACCATCATTCATACCTATCATATATACATGCTTTTTATTATCTACCTTTGCAAGATCCATCGTTCCTATCGTGACTTGATCTAACGTTTGAGGAATCATTGAAAATTCAAGCTCATTTAACCCGACATCTAATAGTTCAAGAAATCTTTTTAAAGACATCGATTGCTCTTGAAAAACAGTGACTACATCATCTAAAACACGACTAAATCCATTCCAAATTTGATCGATTTCTTCTGCTTCTGTATGTTTTCCAGCCTCATCTAATAAATCACGTTCCGTCATCAGTTGCTGTGGCAGTTCAAAATCTTCCATGACTTCATAAAAAGCTGTTGCATAATCTAACACGTGTTGACCTTTATTTAATCTTTCTTCAAACGTTAATAACTTATGAAAAACATCATTTTTTAAAGTCACGACACGTTCGAATAATGTTTTTACATCTTCATTAATTTTTTTTCGTTTAATCCCCATTTTTTCAAATTGCTCAAGCGTAAAATATTTTGGATCTATCCAACGCTTTCCGTAAATGCCTCGCTCGATAGCAAAGTTTTCCAAAATATCAATACGATGCATACTATCTGTATATTGCTTCGTTAAAACATTTGTTTTTAACAGACGCATCAATGGTTCAAATTGCCAACCTGTTTGCATCACTTCAATGAGGGCGCGCAACATCTCCATCACAGGATGGTGCGTCATAGATTTTTTAACATCAATATTATACGGAATATCAAACTGTGGCAAAATCGCATCTAATAAATACGTATAGCTCGGGTCTCGATACAAAATGGCAATATCTTTAAAGCGATATTGATGCTCGCGTACATCTTTTAAAATTTGTCGCGCAATTTCATTGACTTCATCACGCGTTGTTGGGGATTCAAGGATTTCTATAGACTCGATATCATTGTGATAACGCTCTGGCAACAATGCGTCAAATTGTTGTTCAAGGTGTCTCATGTCCTGACGTTGGAATCGATATTGTGTTGTAAATGAGACAGATTGTAGCGGTACCCCTACTCGCTTGGCAATGTCTTCGATATGTAGAAGGGCTTCGGACGGTTTTCGAAACATGCTAAACTCATCTTTATCACCATTTGTCGTCAATAAGACGGTCACGGACTTTGCTTGTTGAACTAATGCCTCAATCACCAAATATTCTTGCGTCGAAAAGTTATGAAAGCCATCAATGTAGATATCGGCTTTAGAGAGCCATTTTGATTGAGGAATCAATGAAATAAAACGATTCATTAAAGCTTCGGACGTTATATACTCATCTGATAAGCGCTCCATAAGTTGCTCGTAGATTAATCCTATGTCCGATAATTTATCACGCGTACGACGTTCAAATCGCTCATTTTGCGCTGCTTCTAACACCATTTCAGAAGTAATCGCATATTTTTCAAAATCTTGAATTTGTTCTCTAATTTTTGCACTAAACCCTAAATATTCAGTTTGCGCATGATACAACTTAAGATGTTGACGTTGTTCTTGTAAAATATCATAAAGCATCATTTCTATAGCACTTGTGGATAAACGTTTTTCGGTCACACCACCTAATTCTTGAAATACGCGATGACTTAATCTTTCAAAGTGTAGCACTTCTGCCCGTAAACTTCCACGTAACGCTTCATCATTGACGAAGGCTTGCTCATACATGTAGGTCCCTTGCATAGGCGTAATCAAGACAATAGGATCCCCAATGGGTTGCGTTTGAAGTTTCTTTTTAATTTCATCTAACATTGCCGTGCTTTTTCCAGTACCTGCACGACCTAGAAATGTTCGAAACATTTCTTCACCCCTTTAACTCTCGTTCATTTTATATTTATTATAGCATTCTCCTATCGTTTACTCGATACGTTTCATACAATCCTTAGATGCATAAATTTCATACAAAATGCCCTTCTTTTCACGTGAATTCATATAGAAATAGGAACATCTATGCCGCTTTACTTAGAGATAAAATCGTAAACTTCTAACAATATGAAAAAGCCATCAAAATTTACCTCTTGATAAATTTTGATGGCTATTAAAATATCTATTAAATAAAATTATAATGAAGGCGCGAATAATATATCGCCTCGCCATATTTAACCGTTTTGATTACTTGTATGATCAGGGTTAAAATTGATTTTAAATTCACTGAATGGCCAGAAACGTAAAGAAACTTTACCCACAATTTGCTTTTTGTCAATTAAACCAAAAGCACGACTATCTTTACTTACTTCACGATTGTCCCCTAAAACTAAGTATCTGTCTTTAGGAATCTTATACTGTCCACCACTATTCGGTAAATCAGATGATTTGAATGACCCTGTAATTTCTTCATAATTTTTATGTTTCATATTGTACTCTAAATACGGTTCTGGTGTTTTTTTACCGTTAACATATAAAACATCATGTTTATATTCAATATGATCGCCAGGGACACCAATGATACGCTTGACGTAATCACTATTTTCATCCGCATGGAACACAATCACATTACCACGCTCTAGGTTTCCAAATGTTTTCCCTAGCTTATTAACAATGACGCGCTCGCCATCTTTTAATGTTGGATCCATTGAGTCTCCCTTTACATTATATGGTTTGATGACAAAAGCATAAAGTAACCCCACTATGAGTAACGCTAAACCAATAGAAACCAACCATTCCATTGTTTCTTTTTTCAACATCGACACCTCTAATCCTTAAAGTTTACAGTCATTTTTTCGAAAGGATAATAACGTATTAAAATCGTTCCTATTATATCATTTTTATGTACAGTTCCAAAGGCTTCAGATTCCTTTGAAGATGAAAGCTGATTCATCACAACATAATGACTAGGACTTATAATATCACTTTCTTGTTCAGATAACATCTTTGAAGACCAATTTTGAACCCCTATTTGTTTGACCCAATCATCTTTTACCGGTTGGTTGTCCACGTAGAGTTGTTGTGCCTTAATCTCAATGGATTGACCTGGTTCACCTATAATCCGACCAAGATGCAGTTGACCATCTTTATGATATACAATCATATCCGCATGATGAATCATGTTCAATCGGGGCGTCAGTTGATTCACAATCATGCGATCTCCTTTTTGAATTAGGGGGGACATATAGTCATTGTCTGCACGAAAAGGGACTGCAATAAACAAGACAATCACCAAGAGTACAATGATGGCGCTTATCAATGCTCCCATAATTTTAATGGTTTTTCTCATATTGGCTCCCCCCCTTTTTATTTGAAGTTTATCTATTATACCTTGTTTTATTTATTTCAGTATCCTACTTAAGAACGAATTATGTTGCATTCAAAAAGAGGCGGGACTTTATCGTCCTCGCCTCTATGGAGTCATTTAACGCTTATAATCTTTCTTCAAGTTCTTTTTTCTTATCTTCGAAACCAGGTTTACCTAATAATGCAAACATGTTTTGTTTGTAAGCTTCTACACCTGGTTGGTTGAACGGATTAACACCTAGTTGGTAGCCACTCAT
It contains:
- the addB gene encoding helicase-exonuclease AddAB subunit AddB yields the protein MFRTFLGRAGTGKSTAMLDEIKKKLQTQPIGDPIVLITPMQGTYMYEQAFVNDEALRGSLRAEVLHFERLSHRVFQELGGVTEKRLSTSAIEMMLYDILQEQRQHLKLYHAQTEYLGFSAKIREQIQDFEKYAITSEMVLEAAQNERFERRTRDKLSDIGLIYEQLMERLSDEYITSEALMNRFISLIPQSKWLSKADIYIDGFHNFSTQEYLVIEALVQQAKSVTVLLTTNGDKDEFSMFRKPSEALLHIEDIAKRVGVPLQSVSFTTQYRFQRQDMRHLEQQFDALLPERYHNDIESIEILESPTTRDEVNEIARQILKDVREHQYRFKDIAILYRDPSYTYLLDAILPQFDIPYNIDVKKSMTHHPVMEMLRALIEVMQTGWQFEPLMRLLKTNVLTKQYTDSMHRIDILENFAIERGIYGKRWIDPKYFTLEQFEKMGIKRKKINEDVKTLFERVVTLKNDVFHKLLTFEERLNKGQHVLDYATAFYEVMEDFELPQQLMTERDLLDEAGKHTEAEEIDQIWNGFSRVLDDVVTVFQEQSMSLKRFLELLDVGLNELEFSMIPQTLDQVTIGTMDLAKVDNKKHVYMIGMNDGVMPQASSSQNLMSDEEKKQFESVTEMQLSPTADILQMDEAFVCYYAMTRATEKVTWSYSLMGTNGNEREISPFLIQTMGLFSKLQVTATKREHERHTLSLVSHPHQTKVHLFEALKSALEGELISDIWYDVYYVMAEYTALSKGLNHLKTALTYTNDTTQLDQQMTKALYGTTINASVSRFEGYQTCPFKHYASHGLRLNERTKYQLQSFDLGTIFHDVLRYIAEKVEGRFNQLTATQIQQLTEEALAHYLPEVQYNLLNSTSYYQYLSQRIGAIVQATLFAMKHQSEYSQFHPIAFEKSFRKRPRNENELVAQPLQTKQGIPINIRGQIDRIDTFETHDKSFVNIVDYKSSTTSASLDLVKVYYGLQMQMMTYMDIALQNKDRLGLSNEVKPGGFLYMYVHKFKDEKRTWSNLNVENLAQAFLKSYQLSGLLNSDPDVLEAYDKRLTGGFSSDIVPVRLKKNGEFYSSSKVADEKTLYRLMQHNQRNFEKIATNIMDGHTEVAPLKYKETLPCRFCNYQSVCHVDSLIDAPKYRTVDEKIDPLKCLREEEDDDSN
- the lepB gene encoding signal peptidase I, which translates into the protein MKKETMEWLVSIGLALLIVGLLYAFVIKPYNVKGDSMDPTLKDGERVIVNKLGKTFGNLERGNVIVFHADENSDYVKRIIGVPGDHIEYKHDVLYVNGKKTPEPYLEYNMKHKNYEEITGSFKSSDLPNSGGQYKIPKDRYLVLGDNREVSKDSRAFGLIDKKQIVGKVSLRFWPFSEFKINFNPDHTSNQNG
- the lepB gene encoding signal peptidase I is translated as MRKTIKIMGALISAIIVLLVIVLFIAVPFRADNDYMSPLIQKGDRMIVNQLTPRLNMIHHADMIVYHKDGQLHLGRIIGEPGQSIEIKAQQLYVDNQPVKDDWVKQIGVQNWSSKMLSEQESDIISPSHYVVMNQLSSSKESEAFGTVHKNDIIGTILIRYYPFEKMTVNFKD